The sequence below is a genomic window from Pelmatolapia mariae isolate MD_Pm_ZW linkage group LG9, Pm_UMD_F_2, whole genome shotgun sequence.
tacagatatatatatttttgtaaaagCCTTCCCTCTCAGCAATGCATGAATATTGAGATTGTTTAGAAATTTTGTCGACCAGGCTGACACAATCGCGAGTGACATATTAAAAACGAGGAATGTCCTGctgtgaaaatatttaaaattaggCTGAAAATCCTTCAAGTTAGAGGAGATCTAACGTGACTGAAGTGCAGCTTATTTTTCTGACCACAAAACTATTTACACGAGACATTTGGCACAAAGAAACCACCGTTAACCGACCACACGAGAAATGAGACTTCAGAACAAACTACATTAGTGCCCTACACGTGTACgggtgtgcgtatgtgtgtgtggagacATTTTAAAGTACACTTAATAAGCCACAGTgtcattttccattttaaaaaaagtgtttgcacGATGAGAAGTGTGATATGATGGCATTAGTGTAGAGAGGAATTGCATTTTTtgtacagttttcttttttcttatggAACGTCATAACAGTCCCACAagatctccccctgctggtgatCTTCACTCACCACAGGTGAAATATAAACAGAGCTACCATTTAAAATGCTGCATtttctgcacaaaaacaacaaatagtTAAAGTAGGACAGGCTAAAAATCACTCACAGATCATTTAAGAAGCAAACTAAAGCAACACTGATTACATAAAATACAGTCATTGTTCAGATTTTGGTATGTTAAAAGTGCTACAAGCTTTTGGGTAAAGTGATCAGCTGtctaaaataagacaaaataaagaaaaaaaaatcttaatacCTTTATATTTCCTTCGTAAGGCGTTTGGTGATCTTAAAATGTGAAGAAAAGAACGTGAATAGCAATAACTCATAAAGCATAAAGGAATGTATCCCGTATATCTTCCACATATTCAATGTGAATCAGAGCAACTTTCAGGGCTAAAAATCAATCAATCGTACACGTCTATCTACTGTTAACATGTTTAACTCCGAGCTCGAGATAAAGTCATTTGATTCGGTATCTCTTGTCCcctgaaatgtttaaaataaaaacaaataaactaaacaaagAGTTTCCAGCTGCTTTTCCATTATTTGAGACACAAACTGTTATTAAAGCAGCAGAAAAGCTTCTTAAATAGTGAAAAGTTAAAAGCCAAAGCAACCTTTGACATACTGCATTTCAATgtcttgatgatgatgatgaagagggACAGCGCTTGAAGGACGCCGTCCCAGAACTCTAACTGCTGATAACTGACAGATTTTCGGTGCGATTTGACGATGCGAGGGCTCGCTGTGGATCACACCGGCATTTGCATCTCCGAGTACTCGTCGTGACACTCGCGCTCGTCAAACTTTGGCTCTGCGTCGTCAGCATCCAGCTAAAAGAAGGACAAGAAGTCAGAACCTGAACCAACTCCGAAACAGTTGCGACTCATTTAAATGACTATTTTATcgcaattttgttttattttttaaaaattagtgAAATTTTGAACTTGTGTTTTGTGCTACCCATCTCTCTGTGGATCAACATCAGAGCCATAAATGTTATCGATATTATCAGTCAGTTCTAATCATAACATTTAAATTatgtttccttttccttttttacctCTACAGTGTGTGTCAGCGTAAAGCAGGGCACTGCGCCCCCCTGTGGTTAACTTACGCATGCCATCTCTCTGACAGTGAAGACTCGTCGCAGCACAAACATCTTGACGGGGACGGTGAGGATGAGGACAAAGGGGAAAGCCAGAGACGCCGCCGTCGACATAACGGCCCACAGCACCGCCAAACACACCAGCTGGATGCAGGTGAAGAGATGCATGCGCAGCGTGCGGACCTAAAGGATACAGAGGTCACTCACATATCTGACAAGGACAACAGTTTCTGCAGGGAGCGCTCAAAAAATTCCCAAATGTAGATACGTATAACCTTTGCAAACTATTTTAGGGGTTTAAATAAACGTTTAGAGGTTGTGTGGGTTAACATAGATAAAGTCTCCCCTACCTGGAAACTGCTCTGAGGGAACTCAGGCGTTTTTAAGTGTGCAATAACatcttttaaacctttttttttttgtgacagaCCTCAAAAATCCTGAAACTTctttttctgcttgttgctGCTACAGCAGAGCATCTCCATCCTCTCATCTCTTCTGTTCCTTTACTTTGGctgtaaatgtgtgttttcatgttccTCTCACCTTGCGTACGTAGGTGTGGTCAGGGTGATACTTTGGTGGCATGAGCAAAAGCATCATCCGCTCCGTTAGCTGGATACCGTTGAGCGACATCACTCCCATGTAGAGGAAGATCCCGAAGAGCACGGCGAGGGGGATCTGACGCAGCAGGTCGCCGATCACGATCGACAGGCCTGACGGAGGAGAGCGTTAAAGGGTGAAAGTTCACACAGGACAGAGCCACGGGGGGGGAAGAAAAGACGGTAAGTCTGGAACTCACCAACTAAGATTGCAACCAGAAGCCCGGTGACCCGCTGCTCCTTCACCTCCTGGATGCGAGGTTTGTCTCCGGGAGCGACGGCCTTACTCATGACGGTGAGGGCGTTGACGTGGGTCACCGAGCGAACGGTCGCAGCGGCCATCCACGGCAGGCCGAACAGAGCTGAGGTGCCGCCCAGCACCACGATCAGAAGCAGGTCCAGATGGAAACCAGAACCTTTGACAAGCATGCGCTCCTTTTTACTGACTATCAGCCTGCAGGAAGCCGGGACAGAGCCAAACAGAAGAAACACATTTCAGATTAATCACATATGATGAGgtactgcattttttttgtatgtgtgctTGTTTATGTGCATTTTGATGCATTACAGAAgctaaaacactaaacacatcCTTTAGAAAATAGCTTAAACATCTGATTGGTAAACTTACgccttttgtcctccacttgtccaattTCCTCAACTTTTTTAAGGACGCACTGCACACCATGTCAAGACTTTTGGCTAATAGTTTTTTGCAAACGACCCTGTTagtttcatagattcaactaaaggaATCAGAACTAATTGTGTGTTTtcgtgacaggctgctagtaacaaaatcCCTAAAGAtatcatttcaaactggttctttgctaaattgttggttatgtgtagacacaacagtggttcatcccttgagttaggagTCTATTTTACGCTTGAATGACTCATGAGGTCAGTGTTGAgcaatttaaataaacaaacaaacaaaatattcctctgaaaatggtcaggtacatgGAGTGGACTGGACATGAGTGgtaaaagcagccaatgtccaacaAAACACATCCAGAAATCTTGGTCAAGATGAAAAAATGATAAGAAattctggctccttggaagaaaaacaaatagatgaGCAGGGGGTCCTTGGTCCTGGTCCTTGTTTTTCTTCCAAGGACCAGATGCATTTATTTCTTTCTTAGTAAAAAGTTACAAATAGTTCTCTACTAAACTTGTTTGAGCTTTTAGTGGAACCTGTAATGACCCCACATTTGGATATGAATCTGatagttttgtctttttaaaaacgtaacagattttatttatttgattactGAATGACGTTCATACAAAACTATTgaaaaaaagtccaaaaaaagTTGAGGAGGGAAAAGCTGTCAGTGCcctccacctgtaaaaccattcctgGTTTGGGGTCTGTCCCTCTCTCAGTTGTTGCACCTCTaatgtgtgtgttgttaatttcattaacatcaaagcagctgaaaccaATTAACAACCTCCTCTGCTACTAcactgaccagatcaatatcccagGACTTTGACTTGATAGTGTACACagggaaaaatataaaaagtgttCCTTAAGGAGTTTTTGAGCAGCGTATAAATGTACACCAGCAACTCTTCAAACATCTGCCTGTGTGATGCGGCTCCAGCAAAACTCACGTGGTGATCTGAGTCTCCATGAAGATAAGGATGAAAACCAGCAGAGCGGGCAAGCAGCAGGCAAACATCATCCAGATAGGGAATTCCCCATTTGATCCAAGAGGACTGATGAACCAGCCGCGCTTGTCGGGATTCGTCACTGAAAATCCACTGGGGACACTCAGTTTCTGTAAGGAAGACGCGAGACAAACTCCGATCAACCTCTGAGATAAGTTCCTTATTTTTCCAATATTTTGCATGATAAACACACTGCACGGTCCACTGAGTCtcacctgtgtgtatgtgtcttcTATGGAGTAATCCACCAGAACCATGATGAGAATGGCGATCGGTACCCCAAAGTCTCCAATAATCCTGCGTAACTAAACACCACAGATGGCACGGTTTAAAGAAGACTGCTAAATGTGTCACATCAAACAAGATCAAATATTTGCTGCAGATCTCAATTACAGATTTCAGCTCCTCACCCTTCCAGGGAAGAAGGCGCTGTTCTTGAATTTGCGCAGGTAGAAAGCGATAAAAAACGTCCCCGCCATGAGAACCAAAGAGAGCAGCGCCGTGTTCGGTTCCCCGCTGACCTTCTCCGTCGCCGGCTGGCTGCTGTTTTTCATCATGAGGGTGACGTTTTCCGCCAAGGCGTCTGCATCGGTGCCGTTGATGAGGGAACAGCGTTTCAGCGGGTGCTCCTTGAAAATCTGCACACAGAGGTTTCATATTATAAAAAGGTGCTCACGCAAACACCCTGTGATTACTTTTCTTAGACGGATTAACAGGTATCGCAACCAGTCTTTCTTTGAAATGAGATTAGTTCGTAGCAAAATGCCTTTTAAGTCTGTGCCATAAAACTCTAAAAATAGCAGATCTTCCAAAAATCATAAGTCTGGACAATAATTAAAACTCCGAATCCATTTAGGATTCAGGCTCCATCAATCAGAAAAGATTTCAGGTGTGCTTGTTAGAAAAACACTCTCATTTCAACCCCGACTTCTGAACGCTGTCCAGGGATTAGTCTGCTCTGCTTAGCGTCAGCGGCGCAAACACACAGCGTGCCAACAAAAACTTTTTCTAATCAGGAGCTTTTCACGTCTCAGGTGTACCCTGACAAGCTTGATGAAGGTCTCGCAGATGAAGATGAGGGAGATGAGGAAGGAGAAGATTTCCTGGGTGAAGCGGGAGACGAAGCGCACCAGGAAGCTGCCTTCGAAGGCCACCATGGTGACCACGATGATGATGAGCCAAAAGCCGATCCAGACGCGGCCCGTCAGGTACTCTATGTCGTTTGATGTGCAGAACTGTGAGCACAGAGACATTAAGCacagttacatttttttgcctttttagtAAGTCACcagcatttttaacatttttgaaattaaCTTCATATGTTTTTTTATGCAACTTACACTGTAAAAGGCTTCTTCAAAGACCAGCAGAGGTCCAGAGAAGCCCACAACCAGCAGTGGCTGAGCCCCGAGCAGACAGAAGACCACCCCCTGCACTGATGTTGACACAATCAGCTCAGAGACGCCGATCAGGCCGTTTGTCTTCTCACCTGGAGGCAGACCCGGGGTTAAAAGGTTCATCAAGAGGCCACTATTACCAAAACACGGAGAGGATTTGAAATATGAGGTGTGAATACACTCTCAATTCCCTCACACAGACTCACCCAGCAGACCTCCAAACGTTATGGCCGGAGAGAGGGCAGCGAAGTAGATGAAGATAACTGCGGCCATGCACTGGCTGTTCAGGGCATCCTTGAAGTCGCTGACATACTTTGGGTAACGCCGCCGCACGTCTCGTATCAGCCCACCAAAAGGCCGTCCAGTACGCTCTAAGGGGTCGTCTGACTTTTTCGAAGGTTCGAGGAGTGCCTCTGAGTGACGACAGAGCTTTACGTTAAAACCCATGAGAAGGCACGTAAAATCAAATCGAGTGAAATTCCTAATCGAAACGGAAACACTTACCTTTTTCTTGAAGGCTTTTAGGCTCTTTGGCCATTAGTTTGACCTCGAGTTCCTCCCTCTTCCGCAGCATCTCCCTCTGAAAGCGGGCGACAGAGCGCAGCAGCTCGTCACCTCCCACCTCTGAAGGCGGCAGCACGATGCTACAGTCCAAGAAGCTGTTGATGGCGTTCAGCAGGTCCTGCCTGTCATCTGCCAGGTAGGCTGCCTCGTGGAATTGCTGAAAGATGATGGCAGAAATAAACCAATTTACCTAACATCATTGGTGTCAACAGAAACCTACAGGTGTTACTTTATTTCATATAAATGTGAAATTCTTTTatgtcctccttcacattttccaaatttGACCAGTGGTCCGGATTAGAGCCTTTGCTGGGCCGATCCTGGCTCCAGGGGCTTATTTTTGACACCCCTTGTCTAAATCAGCACCACCACTCACCTTGTCAGACATGAGGGTGGAGATGGAGCGTCCTATCTGGTGGTAGTCCATGCTTGTAGTGGCGGGTCCCAGCAGAACGAAGAGAAATCTGACCGGCACTGGCACTTCCAGGACGGACTCCAGCTCCACCGCTTCCTGCAGCCGCACAAACGCCATGGTGGGCTGCTCCAGGAAGTCCACGCTGCCTGGGAAACCACAGGACACGATGGTCAGCGCATGTAGCGCTTTCTGCATGCGCATGTAGCGCGCAAAGTTTTGTACGTAGTAACCTGTTTTTAGACTAACTGTagttattaaaaacaacaacaacaacaaaaaaaaactagcgGTACAGCATTACCTGGCCTGTGATTTTAGTCTGTTGGTAGGTGGTTGCTGGGGAACATGATGATGTCATATATAATTCAAGTTGTTCTGGCTATAAATTAGATGTTACTGTCATGACATTAAATTTATACCATGCTTTTATGAAAGTGTTGTAGGTGCATAAAAACCTCTAAATGGGTAATCTTAGCCTGTTAATtgatggttgctaggcaacgtGACATCATGTTATGTGATATAGATGAGAACCTTCAGGGGCCTAAGATGTACCTGTGTGCCAAAACTGCTGATGCTGTAAAAGAAGTTCATGGACAGAGAGCTTTTGTGTACTGTAGTAAGATGAGTAACTTACCCACGAGGACCACTGTAGCCTCGGCATTTTCAGGAATCTTCTCCAGCAGCTTCAGTTCATGTTTGGACTTGGACCGATGCATGCCAGGTCCGATGCTCGGCTCTCTCTGCTGGAAACAACACAGGAAGTGTAAATAAGGATGACAAAGATCCCTGTGATATTCTGCAAACTCTGCAGACTCGGACTTACCTGCACTTCATTCTTCTCCATGTCGATGTGCGTGTCTGTGTCCCCCGTACCGCGAACTGTGCCCATGAGGGGGTCGGTCACTGACGGCTCTGTCTGGTTGGTGTGGTTGGCACTGTGGTGATGCGCTATCAGACTGCCGAGGCTGGCTGCGGAGATGTTCCTGGGGAAATGGCTACTGTGCTCCTTCTCATCGCTCGGGTGACTAGGGGAGGCAGAGGTGGGGAGAGAGAGGTtgaacaggaggaggagaggtagTGACCAAGCATGAAGCCATCTAATAGCAGGAAGTGTGTAGCagtgaggaaaagaaaacacagtttaaCCAGCTTCCATTCTTAAAGCAAACATTGCTGATTATCACAAGGTTTTTTATGACTCCTTCAGGAACTTTAAAGTTGGTGTAATCTCATTTCcacctccattttttttttcactccacTACTTTTTGCAAAAATAAGTTTAATGTTCAGGATACTTCACTTCTAAAGAAATACCCAACAGCAGCAGAATAATCCATGAAAAGCTGAAGCTAGTTTGTGCACATACATATACCCGGTCTCCATTTTGCACACCTTGCAACTTTTTATTTAACTACCTTGAGACATCACTGCAGTGCACAGCATGTACAACATTTTTTCAGATCATTTACAAGAACAGGTTCACCTCAAATGGCACTGAATGCCTCTGTAAGATGAAATCTCTGCTAGCTTATTTGTAGCACTGAGGCGCTGCCAATCACCTGTGTTTGAGCAGCAGGGCTCTGAGGACGTTGGCCCGGTCCTCAGCTTTGATCTGGTCAGAAATAATCATCTGTTCCACCACCTGGTGGGCGATGCCAGGCAGGGTCTTCTGGTCCAGGTCCAGCAGCACCGCACCTGCAAATACACAAGCACGCTGAGCTCAGTCGTCTATGAACCAGACGGGAGACTTTCAGGCATACAGCTTACACAAACGCACTCAGTCTCTCTCTTTACCGTGGGAGATGGTCCTTCTGAGTTCCAGCAAACTGCGGAAAGACAGCGAAGCGACGTGAGGCTTCCCCCAGCGGTCCGTCTCCTCTTCAACATCTTCCTCAAACTTGATCCAACGGGCCGTCTCCTTCCACTGCATCTCCTGGTTCTTGTCCATTGTCAGCTCGTTCAGCTCCACAAACACCTGAGGTGATTTACATGCATACGGTCCACACGTCATCACATGCACATTAGTGCCAAACACTCAGAAACAGTGAGCAAAGCACTCTGACTGGTCAGTTTGTCCaacttttctcatttctctgttttgtgCCTCATCTCATCTGCCCTCGATCCTTCAGCTTGTGACCTGCAATCAATCTCAAATGCCATGCTCAAGGATGTCTCCACACCTGAAGGAGAAAGGAGCTATGGTGGCGGATGAAGAAATCCATCATTCACTTTAGCATATTAAAAGAGGCACAGGATGAAGCTAGAATACACAAATGACAGCAGGAGGACCTAACAAATGTTGGCGCTAACATTTCTGATTCCTCCTGCTTCGACTCATACGTTCACATATCTGCTCAAAACTTAAGAAATGAGGAGGGGAAAATTTAGTGATTCATGTCATGCGTTCCAGAAGTGAGCTATCTAAAAAACATACTCAGCACACAAAGTGTTGTTAATCCTTAATCTTCTAAGTTCTAAGAGTAGAATCTGTACAGACTTTCTTCCCCTTGAACATCCAAAAGCAGTTTTTGTAACTGTAAAAATTTGTAGTTTCCGACAAAATGTGATGTAGCTGGATgcgctttttacaactacatttGTCAAAAAGCTTCTTTCGATGCCAAAATATAGCTTAAAAGCAGCAACTACAATGTTAATAACcacttaaaatgtgtttacaaCTACATTAAAGTGGGAAACGATTTACACATCCAgctgcactttaaaaacaagtaaCTACAAAGACTGCTGTGCATCATCAGCAGCAGTCTCCCAGCTGCCAGGATTTGTTAGGGAGAGATTAATCACGCCATGCTGGGTCAGTCGAAGTCCTCCGAGTAATGatgtccaaaaacaaaaaacaaaaaaaacaaaaaaaacacaagctgcAAAATATTCCCTTATTCCCTGCTGCATGCCTGTGAAGTCACGCTCACACAGGATCAAACCTGACTCTTGCCGGCCATCCAGCCTCACCTTCTGGTGACGAGCCATCTGTCCGCATCTGTGGACGCCTTCTGTCCACGAGGCAGAGCGGTACAGAACCACCGGCTGGAAACGGTGCAGGAAACAACTCAAACACTGACCCGACCGACAGTGCCACAAAGGACGGGACCTTCACTTTCACACACATCCCCACACATGTAGTTCTTCCTCATCACACACACCTGACAGGGACCTGTTGTTTACTGGGGCTGCTGGGGGCTCGGAGCTGCGTATGGGAATCTGTGTGCGCGTGTTAATAAAACATAGCTCCCCCTTTCTCAGGAGCTCCCAGTGTCTGGTTACCCAAGCTCccctcttttttcctttccGTGTGTGAAAGGAAAGAACGAactcattcatttttaattgtcTCCTTCTCTCCCCAGCCCATCGACAAAAGAGTCGAGCCACTGCTAAATTTGAGAgcgaaagaagagaaaacatttCCTGGACTTTGAAGGATTTG
It includes:
- the slc4a2b gene encoding anion exchange protein 2b isoform X4, giving the protein MSNPDAPSQVTDAVASVIHGPEAPAASSLHGSPRPEEEDDGDLNKALGVQRFQQILTPAAAVPDKEHHIYHEEDIEYHRHSSHHIHRPLSKLPSDVRRRKGSKKRKKDKDHKSSHPPCSVPIEEGEDEEEEEEEGTELNSVLSERSESERSKDVEFFVSEDDHASKSVKESPHSVRKLDIVPESGVGGEHEDATSTDKLPSSEPSSPTAQSVPAEHTPLTRVSSASRSYDLTERRRTGNMTGAEQAKYQRIPTDESEAQTLASADLDGIKSHRFEDVPGMRRHLVRKSTKNQVVHIGKDHKEPTTRSRKQDRTPHEVFVELNELTMDKNQEMQWKETARWIKFEEDVEEETDRWGKPHVASLSFRSLLELRRTISHGAVLLDLDQKTLPGIAHQVVEQMIISDQIKAEDRANVLRALLLKHSHPSDEKEHSSHFPRNISAASLGSLIAHHHSANHTNQTEPSVTDPLMGTVRGTGDTDTHIDMEKNEVQREPSIGPGMHRSKSKHELKLLEKIPENAEATVVLVGSVDFLEQPTMAFVRLQEAVELESVLEVPVPVRFLFVLLGPATTSMDYHQIGRSISTLMSDKQFHEAAYLADDRQDLLNAINSFLDCSIVLPPSEVGGDELLRSVARFQREMLRKREELEVKLMAKEPKSLQEKEALLEPSKKSDDPLERTGRPFGGLIRDVRRRYPKYVSDFKDALNSQCMAAVIFIYFAALSPAITFGGLLGEKTNGLIGVSELIVSTSVQGVVFCLLGAQPLLVVGFSGPLLVFEEAFYSFCTSNDIEYLTGRVWIGFWLIIIVVTMVAFEGSFLVRFVSRFTQEIFSFLISLIFICETFIKLVRIFKEHPLKRCSLINGTDADALAENVTLMMKNSSQPATEKVSGEPNTALLSLVLMAGTFFIAFYLRKFKNSAFFPGRLRRIIGDFGVPIAILIMVLVDYSIEDTYTQKLSVPSGFSVTNPDKRGWFISPLGSNGEFPIWMMFACCLPALLVFILIFMETQITTLIVSKKERMLVKGSGFHLDLLLIVVLGGTSALFGLPWMAAATVRSVTHVNALTVMSKAVAPGDKPRIQEVKEQRVTGLLVAILVGLSIVIGDLLRQIPLAVLFGIFLYMGVMSLNGIQLTERMMLLLMPPKYHPDHTYVRKVRTLRMHLFTCIQLVCLAVLWAVMSTAASLAFPFVLILTVPVKMFVLRRVFTVREMACLDADDAEPKFDERECHDEYSEMQMPV
- the slc4a2b gene encoding anion exchange protein 2b isoform X1 codes for the protein MSNPDAPSQVTDAVASVIHGPEAPAASSLHGSPRPEEEDDGDLNKALGVQRFQQILTPAAAVPDKEHHIYHEEDIEYHRHSSHHIHRPLSKLPSDVRRRKGSKKRKKDKDHKSSHPPCSVPIEEGEDEEEEEEEGTELNSVLSERSESERSKDVEFFVSEDDHASKSVKESPHSVRKLDIVPESGVGGEHEDATSTDKLPSSEPSSPTAQSVPAEHTPLTRVSSASRSYDLTERRRTGNMTGAEQAKYQRIPTDESEAQTLASADLDGIKSHRFEDVPGMRRHLVRKSTKNQVVHIGKDHKEPTTRSRKQDRTPHEVFVELNELTMDKNQEMQWKETARWIKFEEDVEEETDRWGKPHVASLSFRSLLELRRTISHGAVLLDLDQKTLPGIAHQVVEQMIISDQIKAEDRANVLRALLLKHRWLHAWSLPLLLLFNLSLPTSASPSHPSDEKEHSSHFPRNISAASLGSLIAHHHSANHTNQTEPSVTDPLMGTVRGTGDTDTHIDMEKNEVQQREPSIGPGMHRSKSKHELKLLEKIPENAEATVVLVGSVDFLEQPTMAFVRLQEAVELESVLEVPVPVRFLFVLLGPATTSMDYHQIGRSISTLMSDKQFHEAAYLADDRQDLLNAINSFLDCSIVLPPSEVGGDELLRSVARFQREMLRKREELEVKLMAKEPKSLQEKEALLEPSKKSDDPLERTGRPFGGLIRDVRRRYPKYVSDFKDALNSQCMAAVIFIYFAALSPAITFGGLLGEKTNGLIGVSELIVSTSVQGVVFCLLGAQPLLVVGFSGPLLVFEEAFYSFCTSNDIEYLTGRVWIGFWLIIIVVTMVAFEGSFLVRFVSRFTQEIFSFLISLIFICETFIKLVRIFKEHPLKRCSLINGTDADALAENVTLMMKNSSQPATEKVSGEPNTALLSLVLMAGTFFIAFYLRKFKNSAFFPGRLRRIIGDFGVPIAILIMVLVDYSIEDTYTQKLSVPSGFSVTNPDKRGWFISPLGSNGEFPIWMMFACCLPALLVFILIFMETQITTLIVSKKERMLVKGSGFHLDLLLIVVLGGTSALFGLPWMAAATVRSVTHVNALTVMSKAVAPGDKPRIQEVKEQRVTGLLVAILVGLSIVIGDLLRQIPLAVLFGIFLYMGVMSLNGIQLTERMMLLLMPPKYHPDHTYVRKVRTLRMHLFTCIQLVCLAVLWAVMSTAASLAFPFVLILTVPVKMFVLRRVFTVREMACLDADDAEPKFDERECHDEYSEMQMPV
- the slc4a2b gene encoding anion exchange protein 2b isoform X3; its protein translation is MSNPDAPSQVTDAVASVIHGPEAPAASSLHGSPRPEEEDDGDLNKALGVQRFQQILTPAAAVPDKEHHIYHEEDIEYHRHSSHHIHRPLSKLPSDVRRRKGSKKRKKDKDHKSSHPPCSVPIEEGEDEEEEEEEGTELNSVLSERSESERSKDVEFFVSEDDHASKSVKESPHSVRKLDIVPESGVGGEHEDATSTDKLPSSEPSSPTAQSVPAEHTPLTRVSSASRSYDLTERRRTGNMTGAEQAKYQRIPTDESEAQTLASADLDGIKSHRFEDVPGMRRHLVRKSTKNQVVHIGKDHKEPTTRSRKQDRTPHEVFVELNELTMDKNQEMQWKETARWIKFEEDVEEETDRWGKPHVASLSFRSLLELRRTISHGAVLLDLDQKTLPGIAHQVVEQMIISDQIKAEDRANVLRALLLKHSHPSDEKEHSSHFPRNISAASLGSLIAHHHSANHTNQTEPSVTDPLMGTVRGTGDTDTHIDMEKNEVQQREPSIGPGMHRSKSKHELKLLEKIPENAEATVVLVGSVDFLEQPTMAFVRLQEAVELESVLEVPVPVRFLFVLLGPATTSMDYHQIGRSISTLMSDKQFHEAAYLADDRQDLLNAINSFLDCSIVLPPSEVGGDELLRSVARFQREMLRKREELEVKLMAKEPKSLQEKEALLEPSKKSDDPLERTGRPFGGLIRDVRRRYPKYVSDFKDALNSQCMAAVIFIYFAALSPAITFGGLLGEKTNGLIGVSELIVSTSVQGVVFCLLGAQPLLVVGFSGPLLVFEEAFYSFCTSNDIEYLTGRVWIGFWLIIIVVTMVAFEGSFLVRFVSRFTQEIFSFLISLIFICETFIKLVRIFKEHPLKRCSLINGTDADALAENVTLMMKNSSQPATEKVSGEPNTALLSLVLMAGTFFIAFYLRKFKNSAFFPGRLRRIIGDFGVPIAILIMVLVDYSIEDTYTQKLSVPSGFSVTNPDKRGWFISPLGSNGEFPIWMMFACCLPALLVFILIFMETQITTLIVSKKERMLVKGSGFHLDLLLIVVLGGTSALFGLPWMAAATVRSVTHVNALTVMSKAVAPGDKPRIQEVKEQRVTGLLVAILVGLSIVIGDLLRQIPLAVLFGIFLYMGVMSLNGIQLTERMMLLLMPPKYHPDHTYVRKVRTLRMHLFTCIQLVCLAVLWAVMSTAASLAFPFVLILTVPVKMFVLRRVFTVREMACLDADDAEPKFDERECHDEYSEMQMPV
- the slc4a2b gene encoding anion exchange protein 2b isoform X2, translated to MSNPDAPSQVTDAVASVIHGPEAPAASSLHGSPRPEEEDDGDLNKALGVQRFQQILTPAAAVPDKEHHIYHEEDIEYHRHSSHHIHRPLSKLPSDVRRRKGSKKRKKDKDHKSSHPPCSVPIEEGEDEEEEEEEGTELNSVLSERSESERSKDVEFFVSEDDHASKSVKESPHSVRKLDIVPESGVGGEHEDATSTDKLPSSEPSSPTAQSVPAEHTPLTRVSSASRSYDLTERRRTGNMTGAEQAKYQRIPTDESEAQTLASADLDGIKSHRFEDVPGMRRHLVRKSTKNQVVHIGKDHKEPTTRSRKQDRTPHEVFVELNELTMDKNQEMQWKETARWIKFEEDVEEETDRWGKPHVASLSFRSLLELRRTISHGAVLLDLDQKTLPGIAHQVVEQMIISDQIKAEDRANVLRALLLKHRWLHAWSLPLLLLFNLSLPTSASPSHPSDEKEHSSHFPRNISAASLGSLIAHHHSANHTNQTEPSVTDPLMGTVRGTGDTDTHIDMEKNEVQREPSIGPGMHRSKSKHELKLLEKIPENAEATVVLVGSVDFLEQPTMAFVRLQEAVELESVLEVPVPVRFLFVLLGPATTSMDYHQIGRSISTLMSDKQFHEAAYLADDRQDLLNAINSFLDCSIVLPPSEVGGDELLRSVARFQREMLRKREELEVKLMAKEPKSLQEKEALLEPSKKSDDPLERTGRPFGGLIRDVRRRYPKYVSDFKDALNSQCMAAVIFIYFAALSPAITFGGLLGEKTNGLIGVSELIVSTSVQGVVFCLLGAQPLLVVGFSGPLLVFEEAFYSFCTSNDIEYLTGRVWIGFWLIIIVVTMVAFEGSFLVRFVSRFTQEIFSFLISLIFICETFIKLVRIFKEHPLKRCSLINGTDADALAENVTLMMKNSSQPATEKVSGEPNTALLSLVLMAGTFFIAFYLRKFKNSAFFPGRLRRIIGDFGVPIAILIMVLVDYSIEDTYTQKLSVPSGFSVTNPDKRGWFISPLGSNGEFPIWMMFACCLPALLVFILIFMETQITTLIVSKKERMLVKGSGFHLDLLLIVVLGGTSALFGLPWMAAATVRSVTHVNALTVMSKAVAPGDKPRIQEVKEQRVTGLLVAILVGLSIVIGDLLRQIPLAVLFGIFLYMGVMSLNGIQLTERMMLLLMPPKYHPDHTYVRKVRTLRMHLFTCIQLVCLAVLWAVMSTAASLAFPFVLILTVPVKMFVLRRVFTVREMACLDADDAEPKFDERECHDEYSEMQMPV